In the Victivallis sp. Marseille-Q1083 genome, one interval contains:
- a CDS encoding GNAT family N-acetyltransferase produces MEIRLTTKGDSAALLRIYAQYIDTPITFETVLPSEREFTARFASISGIYPCLVAGENGRIIGYAYAHRQMERAAYQWNAELSIYLDRAFTSRGLGRKLYAVLMEILKRQGIKTVYGGGTVPNPAREKLHLALGFRRIGIYRRTGYKCGAWHDVAWFEKAIAPCRPEPEPVLPVERIPAEKLDALIRKYQ; encoded by the coding sequence GTGGAAATCCGATTGACGACGAAGGGCGACAGTGCCGCGTTATTGCGGATATACGCTCAATATATCGATACGCCGATCACGTTTGAAACGGTGTTGCCGTCCGAGCGGGAGTTCACGGCGCGGTTCGCGAGCATCTCCGGGATTTACCCCTGTCTGGTCGCCGGGGAAAACGGCCGGATTATCGGCTATGCGTATGCGCACCGACAGATGGAACGCGCCGCCTATCAATGGAACGCCGAACTGTCGATTTACCTCGACCGTGCTTTCACTTCGCGGGGGTTGGGCAGGAAGCTGTACGCCGTCTTAATGGAAATTTTGAAACGGCAGGGAATCAAGACCGTTTATGGCGGGGGTACCGTGCCGAATCCTGCCCGGGAGAAACTTCATCTGGCGCTGGGATTCCGGCGGATCGGGATCTATCGCCGCACCGGTTATAAATGCGGAGCCTGGCATGATGTCGCCTGGTTTGAAAAAGCGATTGCGCCCTGCCGGCCGGAGCCGGAGCCGGTTCTGCCGGTCGAACGGATTCCCGCTGAAAAACTGGACGCGCTGATTCGGAAATATCAGTGA
- the zupT gene encoding zinc transporter ZupT yields the protein MTVTFEQFLLVMGLTLFAGLATGIGGAVAFFSHREQDSGKFLSASLGFSGGVMVYISLVELLNQARVGLQDVYGLTRGGLLALGGFAFGLLATAVIDKLVPEVENPHHVRSQSEFNHAVYASPEERARLGRAGIMFALAIGLHNFPGGLATFAAGLSGMEVGVPIAIAIALHNIPEGIAIAVPLVYATGNKKKAFWYSLLSGLAEPVGALIGFLLLLPILTPTVLAVMFALVAGVMVYIAFDELLPMAETYGKHHIALAGVLSGMLFIGAGLEFLH from the coding sequence ATGACGGTGACATTCGAGCAGTTTCTGCTGGTGATGGGCTTGACTTTATTCGCCGGTCTGGCGACCGGAATCGGCGGAGCGGTGGCATTTTTCAGCCACCGGGAACAGGATTCCGGCAAATTCCTGTCGGCGTCGCTGGGGTTTTCCGGCGGGGTGATGGTTTATATTTCGCTGGTGGAATTGCTGAATCAGGCGAGGGTGGGGCTGCAGGATGTTTACGGTCTCACCCGGGGCGGATTGCTGGCGCTCGGTGGTTTTGCCTTCGGTTTGCTGGCGACTGCCGTGATCGACAAATTGGTGCCGGAAGTGGAAAATCCGCACCACGTCCGTTCGCAATCGGAATTCAACCACGCCGTTTATGCGAGCCCGGAGGAACGGGCGCGGCTCGGCCGGGCCGGAATCATGTTTGCCCTGGCGATCGGTTTGCACAACTTCCCGGGGGGATTGGCGACTTTTGCCGCCGGCTTGTCCGGCATGGAGGTCGGCGTGCCGATCGCCATCGCGATTGCTTTGCACAATATCCCGGAAGGGATCGCGATCGCCGTGCCGCTGGTTTATGCCACCGGCAACAAAAAAAAGGCCTTCTGGTATTCGCTGCTGTCCGGGTTGGCGGAGCCGGTCGGCGCTTTGATCGGTTTTCTGCTGTTGCTGCCGATCCTGACCCCGACGGTGCTGGCGGTCATGTTCGCGCTGGTGGCCGGCGTCATGGTTTATATCGCCTTCGACGAACTGCTGCCGATGGCGGAAACTTACGGCAAACATCACATCGCGCTGGCCGGGGTGTTGAGCGGCATGCTTTTTATCGGCGCCGGTTTGGAATTTTTACACTGA
- the feoB gene encoding ferrous iron transport protein B, with product MKPVYRIALAGNPNCGKTTVFNLLTGTRQHVGNYPGVTVERKSGRCRIGNLDVELIDLPGIYGLSSSSPEEQVAFRELLETKIDLIFNIIDAGNPQRNLYLTTQLAELNIPMLLVFNMVDDARNRGLEFDYAKLERYFGAKIVETVGSDGEGIDKLKETAQEILETEPKPLPVRLHYGETTDAAIEALTRAVEALQLPQFNHIPARYFAIKLLENDEDVGRMPEFAPVLEEAASRREKLTARHGINHETFMADCRYGMIAGACREAIHINNEQRRQISDNIDKVATNRYLGVPIFLIMMLLVFAFTFTCGEPLMQLLDFFFSGLADFLSEYWPATFLPFVKSLVIEGIIGGVGSVLSFLPNILLLFLAIAFLEGTGYMARAAFVMDGFMHKFGLHGKSFIPMLLGFGCSVPAVMATRTIESERDRLTTILILPLMSCGARLPIYALIIPAFFPENFQAMIMWVIYLIGIALALGCAVLLKSTLFRGEDEVFVMELPPYRMPTMKSLLIHMWERTVMYLRKAGTLILTASVLLYVINTFPEKKTFDRDYDAAIAAVEQRQLPEEEQQDQIQTLRAERQSEILAYSLAGRIGKGLEVVMHPLGFDWRVSSALIGAFAAKELFVSQLGILYSVGEANEASLPLRTHLQENYTPLQGFCIMLFCLVSMPCIATVAVVRRETNSWTLTLLQVCGLTLMAYLLTLIVYQAGSFFELGTHLIG from the coding sequence ATGAAACCAGTTTATCGCATCGCCTTGGCCGGCAATCCGAATTGCGGCAAGACGACCGTTTTCAATCTGTTGACCGGTACGCGCCAGCATGTCGGCAACTACCCGGGCGTCACGGTGGAGCGCAAGAGCGGCCGCTGCCGGATCGGCAATCTGGATGTCGAATTGATCGATCTGCCGGGGATTTATGGTCTGTCCAGTTCGTCGCCGGAAGAGCAGGTGGCGTTCAGGGAACTGCTGGAAACCAAAATCGACCTGATTTTCAACATCATTGACGCCGGCAATCCGCAGCGCAATCTGTATCTGACCACCCAGTTGGCGGAGCTGAATATTCCGATGCTGCTGGTGTTCAATATGGTCGACGACGCCCGGAACCGCGGCCTGGAGTTCGATTATGCCAAGTTGGAACGTTATTTCGGCGCGAAGATTGTCGAGACGGTGGGATCCGACGGCGAGGGCATCGACAAACTGAAGGAAACGGCGCAGGAAATTCTGGAGACGGAGCCGAAACCGCTGCCGGTGCGGCTGCATTACGGCGAGACCACCGATGCGGCAATCGAAGCGCTGACCCGGGCGGTTGAAGCGCTGCAACTGCCGCAGTTCAACCACATTCCGGCCCGCTATTTTGCCATCAAATTGCTGGAAAATGACGAGGATGTCGGCCGGATGCCGGAGTTCGCACCGGTATTGGAGGAGGCGGCGTCCCGGCGGGAGAAGCTGACCGCCAGGCACGGCATCAACCACGAAACCTTTATGGCCGACTGCCGTTACGGCATGATCGCCGGCGCCTGCCGGGAAGCGATCCATATCAACAACGAGCAGCGGCGGCAGATTTCCGACAACATCGACAAAGTGGCGACCAACCGCTATCTGGGGGTGCCGATCTTCCTGATCATGATGTTGCTGGTCTTTGCCTTTACCTTTACCTGCGGCGAACCGCTGATGCAATTGCTGGATTTCTTTTTCAGCGGGTTGGCCGATTTCCTCTCCGAATACTGGCCGGCGACTTTTCTGCCGTTCGTCAAATCACTGGTCATCGAGGGGATTATCGGCGGAGTCGGCAGTGTGCTGTCGTTCCTGCCGAATATTCTGCTGCTTTTTCTGGCGATCGCTTTTCTGGAAGGAACCGGCTATATGGCGCGTGCCGCCTTCGTCATGGACGGTTTCATGCACAAGTTCGGGCTGCATGGCAAGAGTTTTATTCCGATGCTGCTGGGGTTCGGCTGTTCGGTGCCGGCGGTGATGGCGACGCGGACGATCGAATCGGAACGCGACCGGCTGACGACGATTCTGATTCTGCCGCTGATGAGCTGCGGCGCCCGCCTGCCGATTTACGCGTTGATTATTCCGGCCTTCTTCCCGGAAAACTTCCAGGCGATGATCATGTGGGTCATCTATCTGATTGGCATCGCGCTGGCGCTGGGCTGCGCGGTGCTGTTGAAATCGACGCTGTTCCGGGGCGAGGATGAAGTGTTCGTCATGGAGCTGCCGCCGTACCGGATGCCGACGATGAAAAGTCTGCTGATCCACATGTGGGAGCGGACGGTGATGTATCTGCGCAAGGCCGGGACGCTGATTCTGACCGCCTCGGTGTTGCTTTACGTCATCAACACTTTTCCGGAGAAGAAAACTTTCGACCGCGATTACGACGCGGCAATTGCCGCGGTGGAACAGCGCCAATTGCCGGAAGAGGAGCAGCAGGACCAGATTCAAACCTTGCGGGCGGAGCGGCAATCCGAAATTCTCGCTTATTCGTTGGCCGGCCGGATCGGCAAGGGGCTGGAGGTGGTCATGCATCCGCTCGGTTTCGACTGGCGGGTCAGTTCGGCATTGATCGGCGCCTTTGCCGCCAAAGAGCTGTTCGTGTCGCAGTTGGGCATTCTCTACTCGGTGGGCGAGGCGAACGAAGCATCGCTGCCGCTGCGGACGCATCTGCAGGAAAATTATACACCGCTGCAGGGATTCTGCATCATGCTGTTCTGTCTGGTGTCGATGCCCTGCATCGCCACGGTGGCGGTGGTGCGGCGGGAGACCAACTCCTGGACGCTGACACTGCTGCAGGTGTGCGGACTGACGCTGATGGCTTATCTGCTGACGTTAATCGTCTACCAGGCGGGTTCGTTTTTCGAGCTCGGAACGCATCTGATCGGTTGA
- a CDS encoding metal-dependent transcriptional regulator: protein MEKIDISSSMEDYLEAISEIIAANGHAHTKDIADRLRVKMPSVTNALQGLSARGLIRYQSHAPVVLTALGAETAAVIRHRHAALKRFFSEILKLEPEEANDTACKIEHVVSEKVMSRFVALVEAIGDRPDCAELRQYLEQTMPQLCADSAEKLISLDQLPEGRQAVVVRVAENLRGVKKFADLGLVSGTLLQMEGRAPFGDLLRVRVMGSSLSLRSKEAAHIWVRLTEQ from the coding sequence ATGGAAAAGATCGATATTTCAAGCAGCATGGAAGATTATCTGGAGGCGATCTCCGAAATCATCGCCGCCAACGGTCATGCGCATACCAAGGACATCGCCGATCGTCTCAGGGTGAAGATGCCGTCGGTGACCAATGCGTTGCAGGGGCTTTCGGCCCGTGGCCTGATCCGCTATCAATCCCACGCGCCGGTGGTATTGACGGCGCTCGGGGCGGAAACCGCTGCGGTGATCCGGCATCGTCACGCGGCGCTCAAGCGTTTTTTCAGTGAAATATTGAAGCTGGAGCCGGAAGAGGCCAACGACACCGCCTGCAAGATCGAACATGTCGTCAGTGAGAAGGTCATGTCCCGTTTCGTCGCTTTGGTCGAAGCGATCGGGGACCGCCCGGATTGCGCCGAACTGCGGCAGTATCTGGAGCAGACGATGCCGCAACTCTGTGCCGATTCGGCGGAAAAGCTTATTTCGCTGGATCAATTGCCGGAGGGCCGCCAGGCGGTCGTCGTGCGGGTTGCGGAGAATTTGCGCGGCGTGAAAAAATTTGCCGATCTGGGTTTGGTCAGCGGTACGTTGCTGCAGATGGAAGGGCGGGCTCCCTTCGGCGATTTGCTCCGGGTGCGGGTGATGGGCAGCAGCCTGTCGTTGCGCAGCAAGGAAGCGGCGCATATCTGGGTGCGGTTGACCGAGCAGTGA
- a CDS encoding FadR/GntR family transcriptional regulator: MTYDPNALIAGDMTLTGQVVNRLLDYIKTHNLGVGDELPTEARLVEMWQVSRVALREAFCYLKALGLVTSRRGSGIRVAAPDLVNVLERLLRHLTRPGTAELNELFELRRILELGCVGDAVEKANGAQLDAIEQNCSAFEQLICAEPLDFDRIDEAEIRFHAALMAPANCRMLKVIAAALGEFFRQRHILDDGAYERQRLEKISREHRLIASAYQMHSPESAYFALRRHLNY; the protein is encoded by the coding sequence ATGACTTACGATCCGAATGCACTGATTGCCGGCGATATGACGTTGACCGGCCAGGTGGTCAACCGCCTGTTGGATTATATCAAAACGCACAACCTTGGAGTCGGCGACGAATTGCCGACCGAAGCCAGACTGGTGGAAATGTGGCAGGTTTCCCGGGTGGCGTTGCGGGAAGCGTTCTGTTATTTGAAAGCGCTCGGGTTGGTCACCTCCCGGCGCGGCAGCGGCATCCGGGTCGCGGCACCCGATCTGGTCAACGTATTGGAGCGCCTGCTTCGTCATTTGACCCGCCCCGGCACCGCCGAACTGAACGAACTGTTCGAATTGCGGCGGATCCTGGAACTGGGGTGCGTCGGCGATGCGGTGGAAAAAGCCAACGGAGCCCAACTCGACGCCATCGAACAGAACTGTTCGGCGTTCGAACAGCTTATCTGTGCCGAACCGCTGGATTTCGACCGCATTGATGAGGCGGAAATCCGTTTTCATGCCGCGTTGATGGCGCCGGCCAATTGCCGGATGCTCAAAGTCATCGCCGCCGCCCTGGGGGAATTCTTCCGGCAACGGCATATTCTCGACGACGGCGCTTATGAACGCCAGCGGCTGGAAAAGATCAGCCGGGAACACCGCCTGATCGCGTCGGCCTATCAAATGCATTCGCCGGAATCGGCCTATTTCGCGCTGCGCCGTCATCTGAACTATTGA
- a CDS encoding MATE family efflux transporter, translating into MFSPKTLKGYVSRRHFLEPGGYLELWRVAYPLIIMSASLTVMQFVDRMFLAWHSPEDVAAALPSGILYFTLFSFFSVTIGFTSAVVAQLYGAKEYVSCVRAAWSGFYVALAAGLWIALVNPLIGNFFMEHSIQIDPDIIERQKEYFRGLRFSGVFVCLSAPLFAFFSGRGKTLPIAVINVASCMVNVLLDYMFIFGKFGAPAWGIYGAGIATTLCTLFTFLCAVVIFCTVDQQTFPTLSCKKLHWAYVRRLFEFGTPAGMQVFFDVGAFTLVVMLIGRLPADAQSATTIALTINNMCFVPLLGMSDATAIVVGQYIGRNRKEVSRRTTYRAFRMATLYMICGGIIYLSIPHLLAGVFAPDTPSEKVNFDTVVHYCRLILACAAFYNFFDAMKYIFMSALRGAGDTKVVFLISFCGAWGIMVPGILILILWLNASVLTVWLFLTFYIMLEASFICWRFRSGKWRNIELVKSERLVLETPVEEYVPNRTI; encoded by the coding sequence ATGTTCTCCCCCAAGACCCTCAAGGGGTATGTCAGTCGTCGTCATTTTCTGGAACCCGGCGGTTATCTGGAACTCTGGCGGGTCGCCTATCCGCTGATCATCATGAGCGCCAGCCTGACGGTCATGCAATTCGTCGACCGCATGTTTCTGGCCTGGCATTCGCCGGAAGATGTCGCGGCGGCCTTGCCGTCGGGCATCTTATATTTCACGCTGTTCAGTTTCTTCTCGGTGACGATCGGTTTCACTTCGGCGGTAGTCGCCCAATTGTACGGCGCCAAGGAGTATGTCTCCTGCGTCCGGGCCGCCTGGTCGGGATTTTACGTCGCCTTGGCGGCCGGCTTGTGGATCGCCCTCGTCAATCCGCTCATCGGCAACTTCTTCATGGAGCACAGTATTCAGATCGATCCGGACATCATCGAACGGCAGAAGGAGTACTTCCGGGGGTTGCGGTTCAGCGGCGTATTCGTCTGTCTGAGCGCACCGCTGTTCGCCTTCTTTTCCGGACGCGGGAAAACATTGCCGATCGCGGTAATCAACGTCGCCAGTTGCATGGTCAACGTGCTGCTCGATTACATGTTCATCTTCGGCAAATTCGGCGCGCCGGCCTGGGGTATCTACGGCGCCGGCATTGCGACGACATTGTGTACGCTGTTCACCTTTCTGTGCGCGGTCGTCATCTTCTGCACCGTCGATCAGCAAACCTTCCCGACCCTGAGCTGCAAGAAACTGCATTGGGCTTACGTCCGGCGGCTGTTTGAATTCGGCACCCCGGCCGGAATGCAGGTATTCTTTGACGTCGGCGCCTTCACGCTGGTGGTCATGCTGATCGGCCGGCTTCCGGCCGACGCCCAGAGCGCCACGACGATCGCTTTGACCATCAACAACATGTGTTTTGTTCCGCTGCTCGGCATGTCCGATGCCACGGCGATTGTCGTCGGCCAGTATATCGGCCGCAACCGCAAAGAGGTATCGCGGCGGACGACCTACCGCGCTTTCCGCATGGCGACCTTGTACATGATCTGCGGCGGCATCATCTATCTGTCCATTCCGCATCTGCTGGCCGGAGTGTTCGCACCGGACACCCCCAGCGAAAAAGTGAATTTCGATACGGTGGTGCACTATTGCCGGCTGATTCTCGCCTGTGCGGCATTTTACAACTTTTTCGATGCGATGAAATACATTTTCATGAGCGCATTGCGCGGCGCCGGCGATACCAAAGTCGTTTTCCTGATCAGCTTCTGCGGCGCCTGGGGCATCATGGTGCCGGGCATCCTGATCCTGATCCTGTGGCTGAACGCCTCCGTGCTGACCGTCTGGCTGTTCCTGACCTTCTACATCATGCTGGAGGCCAGTTTCATCTGCTGGCGGTTCCGTTCCGGCAAGTGGCGGAATATCGAACTGGTCAAAAGCGAACGGCTGGTGCTTGAAACTCCGGTCGAAGAATATGTCCCGAACCGGACGATCTGA